A region from the Neurospora crassa OR74A linkage group V, whole genome shotgun sequence genome encodes:
- the stk-25 gene encoding ABC1 protein yields MRFADLLVDLAAVANASRSVAGKHVALRASQIDRYTKTSSIASLAKDLGRSKQQHQQQQQHYQQQKPESQQQEQRQQDVAQSQSQQPVQGARVEEVIQVKEEVPVEQPSASVAAQPKIPPSTLVSEARVSAATPESQKSTSKPFTPAPWADRKPLPQPSPFPKPPRIGVKSIIPGIPADLAALKGGANSEEAGVDLSSIFMTNKGSKILEELSKEPTVPAVEITPEPVPAVVPELKTTEVEVKAEEEVQVTQPLVEQESVQTVVEEARQPKPEEKPIPVAEAPASTPAPPPAAVKPTPQETKATKLSQEDADLVAELTGSPLPASTRHELRESKVPASRISRLWNYGGLAAGMMAGAIGEGFSRAIGGGSSGSVMLSPGNVERLVSRLSRMRGAALKLGQMMSIQDSKMLPPTIQEVFQRVQDRADYMPAWQRDRVLVSNLGADWRSLFDEFEEKPIAAASIGQVHRATLKSNGARVAVKIQFPGVADSINSDLDNLAILLAATKLLPKGLYLNKTIDNARTELAWECDYLREAECGARYRELLAADGQEDAVFAVPHIYAEASGKQVLTMEWMDGVGVTRVKDFSQEQKDWIGTQILRLCLREITEFKFMQTDPNWTNFLYNPEKQRLELLDFGASREYPEEFISLYIRLLEAASRGDRPAVKSLSEELGYLTGHESRAMLEAHITSVVTLAEPFLQSAPEVYDFRDQTITERVKAQIPVMIHERLAPPPEETYSLHRKLSGAFLLCARLGSRVRCREMFEKALEKTEYFGKK; encoded by the coding sequence ATGAGATTTGCCGACTTGCTTGTAGACCTGGCTGCCGTGGCTAATGCCTCCCGCTCCGTTGCCGGCAAACACGTTGCGCTCCGGGCCAGCCAGATCGACAGATACACTAAGACGAGTAGTATTGCCAGCCTAGCCAAGGACCTTGGGAGAAGcaagcaacaacaccagcagcagcagcaacattATCAACAACAGAAACCGGAATCGCAACAGCAGGAGCAGAGACAGCAGGATGTGGCTCAGAGTCAGAGTCAGCAACCAGTACAGGGGGCGCGGGTTGAAGAGGTTATTCAGGTGAAGGAAGAGGTGCCGGTTGAGCAGCCTTCAGCATCGGTTGCTGCCCAGCCCAAGATTCCCCCATCAACACTGGTATCTGAGGCCAGGGTGTCTGCCGCTACGCCAGAGTCTCAAAAGTCGACTTCCAAACCGTTCACTCCTGCACCATGGGCAGACCGGAAACCCCTTCCTCAGCCCAGTCCCTTCCCCAAACCACCAAGAATCGGCGTCAAGAGCATAATACCGGGGATACCAGCCGACCTGGCAGCCCTGAAGGGCGGGGCCAATAGTGAAGAAGCTGGTGTCGATCTCAGCAGCATTTTCATGACGAACAAGGGTTCCAAGATTCTGGAGGAGTTGAGCAAGGAGCCTACCGTTCCCGCAGTTGAGATTACTCCTGAGCCGGTTCCTGCCGTTGTCCCGGAACTTAAGACGACCGAGGTTGAGGttaaggcggaggaggaagtccAGGTCACTCAGCCACTAGTAGAACAGGAATCAGTCCAGACGGTCGTTGAAGAGGCCAGGCAGCCCAAGCCGGAAGAGAAGCCGATTCCGGTCGCGGAAGCCCCGGCGAGCACGCCAGCTCCTCCCCCGGCTGCCGTGAAGCCCACACCACAAGAGACAAAGGCAACTAAGCTTTCGCAAGAGGACGCAGACTTGGTTGCCGAGCTCACAGGCTCGCCTCTCCCAGCCTCTACCCGCCACGAACTCCGCGAGTCCAAGGTCCCAGCCTCCCGCATCAGCAGACTATGGAACTACGGCGGTCTCGCCGCCGGAATGATGGCCGGCGCTATCGGCGAAGGTTTCAGCCGAgccatcggcggcggcagctccGGGTCCGTCATGCTCAGCCCGGGCAACGTCGAGCGGCTGGTCTCCCGTCTTTCTCGGATGCGTGGCGCGGCCCTCAAGCTGGGGCAGATGATGTCGATCCAAGACTCCAAGATGCTTCCACCGACAATCCAAGAGGTCTTCCAGCGCGTCCAGGATCGAGCCGACTACATGCCGGCCTGGCAGCGCGACCGGGTTTTGGTCTCCAACCTGGGCGCCGACTGGCGCTCCCTGTTCGACGAGTTCGAAGAGAAACCCATCGCGGCCGCCTCCATTGGCCAAGTCCACCGCGCCACGCTCAAGTCCAATGGCGCCCGCGTCGCCGTCAAGATCCAATTCCCCGGCGTTGCTGACTCCATTAACTCGGACCTCGACAACCTCGCCATCCTGCTGGCCGCCACCAAGCTTCTCCCCAAAGGCCTGTATCTGAACAAGACCATCGACAATGCGCGCACCGAGCTGGCGTGGGAATGTGATTACTTGAGGGAAGCCGAGTGCGGCGCCCGTTACAGGGAACTCCTTGCCGCGGATGGGCAAGAAGACGCCGTCTTCGCCGTCCCGCACATCTACGCGGAAGCCTCAGGCAAGCAAGTCCTTACCATggagtggatggatggcgtGGGCGTCACGCGCGTCAAGGACTTCTCGCAGGAACAAAAGGACTGGATCGGCACCCAGATCTTGCGCCTCTGTCTGCGCGAGATCACCGAGTTCAAGTTCATGCAGACGGATCCCAACTGGACCAACTTCTTGTACAACCCCGAAAAACAACGGCTGGAGCTGCTCGACTTTGGCGCTAGCCGAGAATACCCGGAGGAGTTCATCTCGCTGTATATCCGCCTGCTCGAAGCCGCGTCGCGGGGTGATCGCCCCGCGGTCAAGTCCCTCTCTGAAGAGCTGGGGTATCTGACGGGTCATGAGAGTAGAGCGATGCTGGAGGCGCATATCACTAGTGTCGTTACACTGGCTGAGCCGTTCCTGCAGAGTGCGCCGGAAGTGTATGATTTCAGAGATCAGACGATTACGGAGAGGGTCAAAGCGCAGATCCCCGTCATGATCCATGAGAGGCTGGCACCGCCGCCGGAAGAGACGTATAGCTTGCACAGGAAGCTCAGTGGGGCGTTTTTGTTGTGCGCGAGGCTGGGGAGTAGGGTCAGGTGTAGGGAGATGTTTGAGAAGGCtttggagaagacggagtATTTCGGGAAGAAGTGA